From Ischnura elegans chromosome 13 unlocalized genomic scaffold, ioIscEleg1.1 SUPER_13_unloc_1, whole genome shotgun sequence, a single genomic window includes:
- the LOC124172269 gene encoding zinc finger protein 184-like — MKEENEDPLSEGNYPVMYTQDPAAISSNALDPLANDDLSGMGRCGSPSVKADQTSDDGGYVHNDSIDGATNGLEPQASVQAQASMSSQGKEVDAEGTRDVVIDLDTLLVFTKTELSPKETDASEPTVMENGLLVQNRTMSMESMTEAVESPAPERASALFSVLEPKIRASHSKKGKEVMDTDINKCDTLLADKRTSFSIPNDGWLHSKSIYAYKVGGDRETTTISQKRGGCDNADTIKFFRSTENGKNGPATVISENKVKCTCMIKSSWNCATSTKKSYHCFICRDVFNAKNDLIKHLKIHFGCGNLDIDSSLSVGKDLSLKTVVSSRETNVSFQPLSCKSLNQLMCKSQGVRQKGNRLLKEKFGGTRENKNVRKVGSLIVDGKSLKVTPHTAKKSYSCSECDKSFSQKNHLAGHMRTHTKKKLYSCSEFDESFSQKSNLVGHIRTYTKEKPYSCKECDKSFYRKSTLVSHMRTHTKENPYSCNKCEKIFS, encoded by the exons atgaaagaggagaacgaagaccctctcagtgaaggtaattatCCTGTGATGTACACACAGGATCCAGCTGCAATTTCCAGTAATGCTTTAGACCCATTGGCAAATGACGACTTG aGTGGCATGGGAAGATGTGGGTCCCCTTCTGTAAAAGCAGATCagaccagtgatgatggaggaTATGTGCACAATGATAGCATTGATGGGGCCACAAATGGCCTTGAGCCCCAAGCCTCTGTTCAG gcacaggcctcaaTGTCTTCCCAAGGCAaagaggtggatgctgaaggcacaAGAGACGTTGTGATAGACCTTGACACTCTGCTGGTTTTTACCAAGACAGAACTatctcccaaggagactgatgcctctgag cctactgttATGGAGAATGGATTGCTGGTTCAGAATCGGACAATGTCCATGGAGTCTATGACAGAGGCTGTGG agtccCCAGCTCCTGAAAGAGCCTCAGCCCTGTTTTCAGTCCTTGAACCAAAGATAAGAGCATCACAttcaaagaaaggaaaggaggtGATGGATACGGACATTAATAAATGTGATACCTTGCTTGCTGACAAAAGAACGTCCTTCTCCATTCCTAATGATGGATGGTTACATTCGAAATCGATATATGCGTATAAAGTTGGAGGGGATAGAGAAACAACGACCATTTCTCAGAAGAGAGGTGGTTGTGATAATGCAGACACCATAAAGTTTTTCAGGAGCACTGAGAATGGAAAGAATGGCCCGGCGACAGTAATAAGTGAAAACAAAGTGAAATGTACTTGCATGATCAAAAGTTCTTGGAATTGTGCCACTTCAACGAAAAAATCTTATCATTGCTTCATCTGCAGAGATGTATTCAACGCCAAAAATGATCTCATTAAGCACCTCAAGATTCATTTCGGTTGTGGTAATTTGGATATTGATTCAAGTTTGTCCGTCGGAAAAGATTTGTCCCTCAAAACCGTTGTTTCTAGCAGAGAAACCAATGTTTCTTTTCAGCCCCTCTCCTGCAAAAGTTTAAATCAGCTGATGTGTAAAAGCCAAGGGGTGAGGCAAAAAGGAAATAGGCTTCTTAAGGAGAAATTCGGAGGAACAAGGGAGAATAAAAATGTGAGGAAAGTGGGAAGCCTCATTGTAGATGGGAAATCACTCAAAGTTACTCCACACACAGCAAAGAAATCTTACTCTtgcagtgaatgtgataagtctttctctcaaaagaatcACCTTGCCGGCCACATGCGGACTCACACGAAGAAGAAACTGTATTCTTGCAGTGAATTTGAtgagtctttctctcaaaagagtaaccTTGTCGGTCACATTCGGACttatacgaaggagaaaccttattcttgcaaagaatgtgataagtctttctatCGAAAGAGCACCCTTGTCtctcacatgcggactcatacgaaggagaatcCTTATTCTTGCAATAAATGTGAAAAGATTTTCTCTTAA